A part of Cervus elaphus chromosome 11, mCerEla1.1, whole genome shotgun sequence genomic DNA contains:
- the LOC122703838 gene encoding cytochrome P450 26B1 isoform X2, producing the protein MGEHHLVSTEWPRSTRMLLGPNTVSNSIGDIHRNKRKVFSKIFSHEALESYLPKIQLVIQDTLRAWSSHPEAINVYQEAQKLTFRMAIRVLLGFSIPEEDLGHLFEVYQQFVENVFSLPVDLPFSGYRRGIQARQTLQKGLEKAIREKLQCTQGKDYSDALDILIESSKEHGKEMTMQELKDGTLELIFAAYATTASASTSLIMQLLKHPAVLEKLREELRAKGLLHSGGCPCEGTLRLDTLSGLHYLDCVIKEVMRLFTPVSGGYRTVLQTFELDGFQIPKGWSVMYSIRDTHDTAPVFKDVNVFDPDRFGQARSEDKDGRFHYLPFGGGVRTCLGKHLAKLFLKVLAVELASTSRFELATRTFPRITLVPVLHPVDGLSVKFFGLDSNQNKILPETEAMLSATV; encoded by the exons GTCTTCTCTAAGATCTTCAGCCACGAGGCCCTGGAGAGCTACCTGCCCAAGATCCAGTTGGTGATCCAGGACACGCTGCGTGCCTGGAGCAGCCACCCCGAGGCCATCAACGTGTACCAGGAAGCTCAGAAGCTCACCTTCCGTATGGCCATCCGTGTGCTGTTGGGCTTCAGTATCCCTGAGGAGGACCTGGGGCACCTCTTCGAGGTCTACCAGCAATTTGTGGAGAACGTCTTCTCCCTGCCCGTTGACTTGCCCTTTAGTGGCTACCGGCGG ggcattcaggcaaGACAGACCCTACAGAAGGGCCTGGAAAAGGCAATCCGGGAGAAGCTGCAATGCACGCAGGGCAAGGACTACTCGGACGCGCTGGACATCCTCATCGAGAGCAGCAAGGAGCACGGGAAGGAGATGACCATGCAGGAGCTGAAG GACGGGACCCTGGAGCTCATCTTCGCTGCCTACGCCACCACCGCCAGCGCCAGCACCTCACTCATCATGCAGCTGCTGAAGCACCCAGCCGTGCTGGAGAAGCTGCGGGAGGAGCTGCGGGCCAAGGGCCTCCTCCACAGCGGTGGCTGCCCCTGCGAGGGCACGCTGCGCCTCGACACCCTCAGCGGGCTCCACTACCTGGACTGCGTCATCAAGGAGGTCATGCGCCTGTTCACACCGGTCTCCGGCGGCTACCGCACCGTGCTGCAGACCTTCGAGCTCGAC GGTTTTCAGATCCCCAAAGGCTGGAGTGTCATGTACAGCATCCGGGACACACATGACACGGCGCCCGTGTTCAAGGACGTGAACGTTTTCGACCCCGATCGCTTCGGGCAGGCGCGGAGCGAGGACAAGGACGGCCGCTTCCATTACCTCCCTTTCGGCGGCGGGGTCCGGACCTGCCTCGGCAAGCACCTGGCCAAGCTGTTCCTGAAGGTGCTGGCGGTGGAGCTGGCCAGCACCAGCCGCTTCGAGCTGGCCACCCGGACCTTCCCCCGCATCACCTTGGTGCCCGTTCTGCACCCTGTGGATGGCCTCAGCGTCAAGTTCTTTGGCCTGGACTCCAACCAGAACAAGATCCTGCCAGAGACCGAGGCCATGCTGAGCGCCACGGTCTAA